The following nucleotide sequence is from Echeneis naucrates chromosome 5, fEcheNa1.1, whole genome shotgun sequence.
GCAGCAGCCTCCCTCCGCTGAGGCCACCAGGCCAGTTAACCATGAGATAATTGATGCCTCTCTCCTATTGTTGTGCGGGCCTCGCCCACTGGCCTCAGAGTGTGGGAAAGCTAATCCTGCCTGGGACTCATGGCTTTGTAATGCTAATGTGGGCCTATAAATAGAGGAGAGGGCTCCTCAGTCTCATCACTGCTCACTCTGCTCTCCACCAGGATGGCTCCAAGCAGCACCAGAGACTCTCCCATCTCAGAGCTCTCCaccaaagacagacacaaagtaAGTCGTGCTGCACACTTTCCATCTGCGCTGCGTGTTTTTCCTCGGTGAGCTCCGTGGTGAAGTTTTTCCTGACCcagcctcctcttctctccaacAGCTGAGGAAACCGGTGGTGGAGAAGATGCGCAGAGATCGCATCAACAGCTGCATCGAGCAGCTGAAGGTCCTGCTGGAGAAGGAGTTCCACAAACAGGATCCCAACGCCAAGCTGGAGAAGGCCGACGTGCTGGAGATGACGGTGGTGttcctgaagcagcagctgcggCCTCAGAGCTCCGGCGCTCGCACGGCTCACAGCGACGGATACTCCCACTGCTGGAAGGAGACGCTGCACTTCCTGTCCCAGAACTCCCTGAAGGAGGTGACGCCCCTGCAGCTCCAGCACCTCCACGCCGGCCTGACGCCCACCCTGTCCTCCCACAGCCACGTCCAGGCTGCAGGGAAGCAGCTGCCGGGCCCTGACAGGGCCATGTGGAGGCCCTGGTAGGAGCAGGAGGCGACTCTTCAAGCTGGACTGGAATCAGAATTGAAAGCTCTTGTTGCTGTAGTTTCTCCGGTttggagtttgtgtgtctttacagTGTAAAACTGTTTGCCGTGTGGCTCCTGTGGAGTCGACTCTTTAATGACTGTAATGCATCGTGTGCTGGAGGAGACGTCTCCTGTCAagtgagtgtgactgtgacCTTTTATAAAGGAGAACTATGAGACTTATTTATTAACAGTTTACAGTTTGTATCCGCTGACATTTGAATAAATTCACTTTATTGTCTTTAAACTGCTGACCTCTTATAATTTCTTGCATTAAATGCCAGATGTTTGCCAGAATTGAATCAATTAATCATGCAGCAACATTCCTTTTTTACAAAACTCTTTTCTAATATTCACACTTTCAATCAAAGAGATTATTATTACACTGAAGACTGTTTACGTACGATCTGAGTGATTTCTCAGCCTCGTGTTGCTTTCATGAAAACCAGTCATGACAGAAGTTGATGATTCCTCCAGTCTGAGTTTTCTTAGAAGAATCTCATATTTCCGGCTGTATCATTAGCACAAATTCATTTGTGCAGCTTAGTTCAGTTTGAGTTTTGCACATTATGAGCAGGTGAATTCCAcagtgtgtgttcctgcagcGGTTTTTGatcatcatcagtgtgtttctgtctcactTACGTAAAAGTTCGGATCACTTCTGTGTCAGGGATGTAATCCCAtgaggctgttgttgtttttctctgttgccTGGTAACAGCTGATTTGGCTCCAGATAAACAACATGTAAGAATCACACAAAGAACACAACATGTGAGTTCACGGATTCTGAGCAATCAACATCAGCGTCTCTGTAAATCGGCTTGTGTGCTGTCGCACATGCAGGATGGCGTCTGTCAGTggtgtgaaggtgtgtgtgtctgtgtgagtgtgtgagtgtgcctGCTGTGGGGCGTTGTGCGTGAAGCCTCAGGTTGTTGTCGAGCAGTGGACTGAGAGCTGAAAGTCTGCGGGTCTGCAGGCCCAGAACTGTGCAGCTCTGCCGGTCCCGGCTGATCCGCAGTCTGCAGGGCCTCACGTCTGCAGGGTGCCCCCCCCAGCCCCTCACCCCATCCCCCCCATGTGGAGTCTGCCTCTCCACAGCTTTCCCACACtcttcagcccccccccccttcaccccCAGGACAAAGGAAGTGTGCCATGTTAAATTAtcctccacccccacctccaTCTTAGCGAGAAGCCCCCCaccctcctttctcttctcacAAATCTGCCTCCAGATCTGGAGGGAAAACTTacttttgcatttcatttgtatGTTGTTTATCAGGTTGAAATGATCAGGAGATAAGACATCGATCAACTGATCAATCGACGGCACGCCACTGTATACAGCCAACAATATCCTGAAGGAATGTCACGCCGCTCCTCTTCGACCGAAGCGCATCATCTCCATGCTTCGCCTGCAGCTGATCTTTCTGACTTGGTGTTAAAAAAATGGTTCATAGAAATTTTGCACCGGTTTTGTGTCCCGTGTGTCtgaggtgacatcatcaggacaTGGTATTTGTTTCCATAGTAACGCTGATCTAAATAATGCAGAAGGTCTAAAACTCCAATAGCCTTTTTGTTCcagccaacaacaacagtggAAGGACAATAAGCTCTTGAAGTTTGGTCGTTGGAATAATTTATCTCTCTCTAAAAGGATTTTATTGTGATGTTACAGTTTCATTATTATATATGAAACACgctgagctgctgtcacagtgTTATAGTGCCGACACGGCTCGgagtgctggtgtgtgtgtgtgtgtttgagtttgacAGTCTGTGTGGAAGCGTGGGAACTCTTTGCCCTGCGTCTGATGTAAGCAGGTGTAAGTCAGGCTGCAGGCCAGGTCTGCTTTCCCAGGTGAGAGCAGATgggtttacacacacactctctgataacacacacacagatggacgCAACATACATAGTGAcaacttaaataaaacatattgacCTTCTTTGAGgtcattatgatgtcacagtggaaatgacctttgacccttcgctttatcatttcattccattcaacatattttttggaatttaaattataataataataaagtcaaTATTCAGGGGAGATGAAGAAAGTCCGTGGCTTCAGGTTGTCTGGAAGatgaaataatttattgtgCTCTGATTCACTAAAGACAAATATAGCGTGTAAAAGCCTGAATGGTATCTTCCAGCTTCAGTTCAATGTATTCAGCTAACCGCCTTTCTTTATTACAGTTTTATATTCTGCTCTTTTTAGAAATCTGCAAACCCACAAAAAAACTCTTCAAGCTTAAAGTTTCTAGTTTATGCATCAAACATGACCACTGTTTTATTCAGGAAAGAATAACTCTGCATAATAAGCAGTAACTACAGCTGTAGCTTATTTCTCCCTGAACtgtatttcataaataaattttgttctttcctcccctctttgTGTTAATCTCAgtattttggctttttgtttcatgtttagGTGAAATATTTCCAGTCATGTACTTTTTATAACTTAATTGGAACGACAGGAAGAATTTTTTTTGCAGCACTACTTGAATTCAAAAATTTATCAAAAATCACCTCTTGAGGTTTTTGGATAGCAAAATAAAACGTAGCACCGTCTTCCCTCCTAAATCCTGatgagaaagcagagaaatgtgtaAACCTCAGCCTCAGCTGCTCCTTTTCTCTGATTAATGAGAGACGCTGGAGTCACACCGACGGTTCGCTGCAGGTCCCAGCCTCATCAGCATTTCCACCTCAGGAGGTGAACTCCACAGGAGAACAACATTCgcacaagaaaacacagacaagacaaaaatcatttgcaaaaagtctttattttgaGATTTCTCCGCTGAGACTACATATTCATAAAGGCTTTGACTTTCCCTCAGGAAAAGTGTTCAATCACTTTAACAATGAAGttgtctgcaaacacacagtgtcAACAAATAATTTTACAGCACGGCGATGCTTCCTGTGGGGCATCTGGGGCTCCGGCAGCCTTCACAACAGGCCTAAGACTCATTACAAATATCATTTAAACTGACTCagaatgaaaatgacatttacGGCAAAGCTTTGCGTCCACATGAAGACAACGTCTTTACAGAGACGCTCCTCGCTGCAAACAGGAGgaggaattaaaaataaaggtGCATCAACAGAGCACGACCCGAAGCGGCTGCCTCATCTGCAGGCGAAACACTCTTCACtttgaagaaacagaaatcgtcctctccttttttcttggaaaaagaaaagtccaTCAGATCAGTGTCCCTCTGAGATCCAGAGCGGCTCCTACCAGGGCCTCCACATGGCCCTGTCAGGGCCCGGCAGCTGCTTCCCTGCAGCCTGGACGTGGCTGTGGGAGGACAGGGTGGGCGTCAGGCCGGCGTGGAGGTGCTGGAGCTGCAGGGGCGTCACCTCCTTCAGGGAGTTCTGGGACAGGAAGTGCAGCGTCTCCTTCCAGCAGTGGGAGTATCCGTCGCTGTGAGCCGTGCGAGCGCCGGAGCTCTGAGGccgcagctgctgcttcaggaaCACCACCGTCATCTCCAGCACGTCGGCCTTCTCCAGCTTGGCGTTGGGATCCTGTTTGTGGAACTCCTTCTCCAGCAGGACCTTCAGCTGCTCGATGCAGCTGTTGATGCGATCTCTGCGCATCTTCTCCACCACCGGTTTCCTCAGCTgttggagagaagaggaggctgGGTCAGGAAAAACTTCACCACGGAGCTCACCGAGGAAAAACACGCAGCGCAGATGGAAAGTGTGCAGCACGACTtactttgtgtctgtctttggtGGAGAGCTCTGAGATGGGAGAGTCTCTGGTGCTGCTTGGAGCCATCCTGGTGGAGAGCAGAGTGAGCAGTGATGAGACTGAGGAGCCCTCTCCTCTATTTATAGGCCCACATTAGCATTACAAAGCCATGAGTCCCAGGCAGGATTAGCTTTCCCACACTCTGAGGCCAGTGGGCGAGGCCCGCACAACAATAGGAGAGAGGCATCAATTATCTCATGGTTAACTGGCCTGGTGGCCTCAGCGGAGGGAGGCTGCTGCAGATCTGTGGAGGTTCAGACCTCCACTTTTATTACCTGGGAACCTTCCCGCTCTCTCATCTGATCAGGCCGCTGCAGATGTGCAGCAGCCGGGACGGCGGCCTGATAAGGGCCACAAACACATAAAGATAAGACACATGCTGGATTCACAGACAGCCGACAGCAGGTCGGTCCACAGGACCCCGAGACCTGGACTCACCTGAGAGGACAGACAAAAACGCTGTTTCTGGACACCGACAGTCATATCTTTGTTAAGTCATCggtcatggggggggggggggggggggggggggggggggctgcacaGAGATTTGTTGGTATCAGTCAGaggaaacaacaataaaatcatttacCTGAAGACATGATGCTGAAATATGAAGCTGCAGAGTTTCTCTGTATGATGCTGAGAAACCAGATGAGTTAATGACTGTGTCtcttggtggggggggggcacacttCCTCTTCAGCCATaaacctgcccccccccatcacACCTCCTCCCTGTAGTTGGTCTTACAGACCAGATCTGCTAAGCAAACAAGAGTCAGATATTATtacttcccccccccccccaccgccggCACGTGGATCTGTGAGTCTTTTATGTTGTTGGGGAAGTGTGCAcgagaccccccccccccatttgtCTCCTAGCAACAGGAAGCAGCGTCGTCCATTAgaaactgcagcttcttcttcttcttattattattattattattttctgatgtCACGTGATCTTATTTTAGCTCACAGACATAAATGATATATTTAGATATAGTTACTGATCCACGTGCAGTATTAATAtaatcactttgttttactgtgtttgatatttgtttttgtttttgcagaccTTATGTTTTTAGATTACATGTTGTtattggaggttttttttttcttattctaaAACTTTGAAGTTTCATCTTCTTCTCGTTAttttcctcatcatcatcatcatccacgTCACGGCCGGCGGCACACTTCTGTCTGGGCTGACAGAGGAAGTGTGGGGGGCAGGAGGCTGTTTGTCGTCCGGACTTTATGGGCCTTTATGGCTGCGGACTGTGGGAACCCGTCAGGTGTGAAGAGTCCACGCTGCAGCGGGCTCTGGCCCGGGTGGCGCCCAGCTCCTCCCGGGGCTCCTCCCGGCCTCCGGAGCGGCACATGTCCGGGGAGCAGCGGGTCGGCGGGTCGGTCCCACTGCTCCCTGTGGAGGCCGTGGTAGCTCGGACACacgctgctgtgtgtgtgtgtctgtgtgtgtgtgtgtgtgtctgtgtgtgcagattgTGTCGACAGCTCACAGCCTCACTCTGCTGGTTTCTGTGCGTAAATGCGCACGGCGGAGGCTCGGCTGTGCAACATTTGCACGTTCTTTCTTTACACTTGTGTTTCTCCACGTTTGTCTACAAAGTACGACAACCAGGCCTCCTATGAACCTGCTTCAAGTTGCCTTTTGTGAAGGCGGAACAGGCGCAGTACGTATGAGCTTCTcctctttgtgttgttattAATTGTGTATTAAACATTCCTGTTGTTCACTTTGCCCTGTCAGCCTCGTGTGTTGAGTCGTTGTTGTGTCAGTAAaccccaaacacacaacacacttcaGTTTGTTACAGCAGCACTGAGCACAGAcgtacaacaacaacaccacgCTGTCCGGCTGCAGATCCTCACAGCTCCCACAAATATCACCAGACGATGGAAACGATTGATTTGTAGAATTAACTTCATCTTTTTGGAGTTTAATGAAAAGGTCTTGAGAATTGAGGTCATCAGCTGATGACCTGAAGACCTGGAGGTCCTAAAGAGTCCAACAAGTTTTACATGGAAGGCGGCTGAACCTTTTGGTGGTTTGGTTTGAGATCAGATTGGAGATGAGTCTCACAGATCAGGGTTCTGGCCTTCGGAGGACAGTGGCCCACTGGGTCCAGGTTTACGGACCGGAGGGGGGTTTTGGTTGGAACCAGGTGGAACCAAGTGGAACTGTTGGAAAAGCTCTGCAGTGACATCTGTTGGTTAAAATGGTCTGATCTATCAGAGATCCTGAGAGCAGCTGTGGGTCATCCTGGACCGGTCTGAACGGGCCCGTTAAACCAGCCTTGTTCTTTAGAAGGCCGGTCTGTGTGAGGTCTGAGATCAGGATCAACCTCCGGGGTCCAGTCACCTCAGCAGAGCCATCTGTGGGTCAGAACAGGACAGATCCTGGAGCTGGATGTCCCCCAGTCCCACCGTCTGAACTGGTCTGGCTTCACGtctggaggaaacaggagtaaCTCCCGATAAGACCCAGTTCTGCACCTCACACGGTTCATACGATTTGTTCTTTGCTCCTGCAGGTAAAAACCAAACAGCTCTGTTGTTTCCACAAACTCAGCACAAACATGTaacattaaaaaagatttatttcaacaaaaactgaaacatgaatCCGACTGTTACACAAGCTGGACTGTAACAATTTAtcattaaacaaaacagcaacgAAAAAATCGAATTAAACAATatgcttaaataaataaaatcatcacttcCCTTTGAATTAAAGGGTGAACAAATTCATTAACATCAATTCAGCTGAATCAACGTTAATGACTGAACCTCCAGTAGGAGCGTCCAGCTGTGGAGTCCGGCCCTTTTCTGCTCCACACAGATGTTTCACATCCCAGACCACGTTGGACCGGAAGGCCAGAGGTGGACTCTGGTGTGTCAGCAGTGTACGAAAGGCCTCCATGTTTTTAAACACAATCTACAGCAGCACAACTGCTCATCATGATGCATATAATGCATTTCTAAGTTATCCGCAGATATTCagacagaaaagacacaaaTCGTCATTaagtacaaaaaataaaaaatatttgatgtaGTTTTAAGCTGATAGTGTAACTTTTTCCTCTCAATTCTTTCTTGCTTTCATGCAATGACGAGGCTGAGAAATCAGTCAGATCGTACGTAAAACAGTCTTCAGTGTAATAATAATCTCTTTGATTGAAAGTGTGAATATTAGAAAAGAGTTTTGTAACAAAGGAATGTTGTTGCATGATTCATTGATTCAATTGTGGCAAACATCTGGCATTTAATGCAAGAAATTATAAGAGGTCAGCAGTTTAAAGACAATAAAGTGAATTTATTCAAATGTCAGCGGATACAAACTGTAAACTGTTAATAAATAAGTCTCATAGTTCTCCTTTATAAAAGgtcacagtcacactcactTGACAGGAGACGTCTCCTCCAGCACACGATGCATTACAGTCATTAAAGAGTCGACTCCACAGGAGCCACACGGCAAACAGTTTTACActgtaaagacacacaaactccaaACCGGAGAAACTACAGCAACAAGAGCTTTCAATTCTGATTCCAGTCCAGCTTGAAGAGTCGCCTCCTTCTCCTACCAGGGCCTCCACATGGCCCTGTCAGGGCCCGGCAGCTGCTTCCCTGCAGCCTGGACGTGGCTGTGGGAGGACAGGGTGGGCGTCAGGCCGGCGTGGAGGTGCTGGAGCTGCAGGGGCGTCACCTCCTTCAGGGAGTTCTGGGACAGGAAGTGCAGCGTCTCCTTCCAGCAGTGGGAGTATCCGTCGCTGTGAGCCGTGCGAGCGCCGGAGCTCTGAGGccgcagctgctgcttcaggaaCACCACCGTCATCTCCAGCACGTCGGCCTTCTCCAGCTTGGCGTTGGGATCCTGTTTGTGGAACTCCTTCTCCAGCAGGACCTTCAGCTGCTCGATGCAGCTGTTGATGCGATCTCTGCGCATCTTCTCCACCACCGGTTTCCTCAGCTgttggagagaagaggaggctgGGTCAGGAAAAACTTCACCACGGAGCTCACCGAGGAAAAACACGCAGCGCAGATGGAAAGTGTGCAGCACGACTtactttgtgtctgtctttggtGGAGAGCTCTGAGATGGGAGAGTCTCTGGTGCTGCTTGGAGCCATCCTGGTGGAGAGCAGAGTGAGCAGTGATGAGACTGAGGAGCCCTCTCCTCTATTTATAGGCCCACATTAGCATTACAAAGCCATGAGTCCCAGGCAGGATTAGCTTTCCCACACTCTGAGGCCAGTGGGCGAGGCCCGCACAACAATAGGAGAGAGGCATCAATTATCTCATGGTTAACTGGCCTGGTGGCCTCAGCGGAGGGAGGCTGCTGCAGATCTGTGGAGGTTCAGACCTCCACTTTTATTACCTGGGAACCTTCCCGCTCTCTCATCTGATCAGGCCGCTGCAGATGTGCAGCAGCCGGGACGGCGGCCTGATAAGGGCCACAAACACATAAAGATAAGACACATGCTGGATTCACAGACAGCCGACAGCAGGTCGGTCCACAGGACCCCGAGACCTGGACTCACCTGAGAGGACGCTGATCTGATGGGAACTTTTCTTAGCtgttaaacataaaacataaaatggagagaaaaaagttACACTATCAGCTTAAAACTACATCAAAGTTTTTGCACGTTAAAGTCAGATGATGtcatttgttaaaataaacagcagaaggAGGGAAACCTTGCAGAGATTTGGAGGGAAAACAGCTTCAGAAAGTAATTGTCAATTAAACACAATTACCCAGCGTCCTCTGGGAAGGCACACTTCTATTGTGCGACACCTCACCCTCAAAGActgcccctcccctcctcctcctctttcactcACCCCTTTAGGAGAACATGTAATAAATGGGAAGGAGAGTGTGGGAAAGGAGGTTGGGATCCCGCTCACACACATCCTCCAGTCAATAGactgccccctcccctccacacaAGAGCCTTCCAACCTTCAGGATCAGATCAGAGGCGCCGCTGAGCCGGGGGACGTGTGTGggatgtttctgtgtgtttataccCCCCTACCGAttacacctcctcctcctcctcctcctcatcctcctcatcctcatctcaTAAACCTCACATTTAGTTAAACACCTGCTGCTGGCGGCGGCACGCACATCAGTCACTGAAGTACAGCCGCCGCAATGCCAGCACACACCCCTGATCAAGTCCGTCATTAAAAATCTATTCCATTTGTCCATTCTTCTCCTTTCCATAATCCTGTAGATCGTCAGACAACCTGCAGGGTGTTGAACTCTTTTGTCACTGAGTTTCTGGGTTGTTCTGAGTGAAGACACCGCAGTTTTATCAGTTTAGAGTGAAATCTGCAACTAAATACATTAAGTACttgaaaaactttaaaaaaaatttcttGTGCAGTTCTTTGAAACAAAtaaggttttcctttttttcttgacCTTTAGCAGCTTAGATAAGATGGTTGCCCTGACAAGGGGTGAAATCTCGGAGTAATTTGGCTCCTTCACGTGTGTTTAATGGCCGTTAAAGTGTGAGCAGAAAGAGGCAGATGGTGAAGCCGCCACAGCGTCCTTTTCTTCTCCGTTCCTCAGGATGCATTTCTCAGAAGTGAGTCATGACAcaatatgcaaatgaaaaacacatcatttGGCCCGCGAACACATTCCAGTGTGGTTCCCCCCCCCGAGCCAGACCTCACTCCACCCAGTTCAGAGAGAAAAACCTTAGAGTCCCCCTCCACCACACTCCCACATGCACACGCCAAACAACATGTCTCCATGGCTTTGAGCCCAAACGcgtcaatgtgtgtgtgaaagtgtgtgtgaggaccCCTCTGCACTCAGGAATGTGTGAGAGCAGCGACCAGCTCCTCGTTCCCACACTCCAGCCTCCATTCAGGGCAGCGCCCCACCCTGCGGCAGCCGCCACTGATCCTCCGGACCCTCATTATGCCCTGACCTCAATAGACCATCTGGAcagctgctgcacacacacacacacacacgctgacataCACACCGCAGAGGGAGCAGGTAGATGGACACCGAGCGCTGAGATATCTAATGATATCTCAACTGCTACTGATgataatcacaataaaaaacaattatatCACAAACTGCTGCATCTGGCTGACCTGATGGTCATAATATAAATTCAATTCTGAGCTCAATTTAACGTCAAtgaaaggttttatttatttgtcctttttttttttgttatctcaatttattctgttatttatGGGCCTTCCATCTGTCTGAAATAGTCAGCTCAGGAGATATCAGCTAAATCCTGAAGAAAGCTTACGACTGCGACCAAATGAAGGTCTGTTAGCACAGAAGAGGAATCTGCTTCAGAAGTCAGACCTCAGAACTCCGAACAGAACATCTTCAGAAGGACCAACTAAGGCTAATGCTAATGTTCATGCTAATTCTCAGCTGGCTGTGCAGAAGCCTCGGAGGTTCTCcaattttgatatttaatgtgGTTAAATAAACTTCAGGTCAAAGGTTAAGTCCACGTCTTTGATCAGCTCAGACCCAACAGCTTTAAACCACTCAATTAATGAATCAATGCTAAGTCACGTCGCACCTGATATGTTGATGAAGTTACTGATTTAGCGACCAATGAGGtgctcgctgtgtgtgtgtgtttgtgtgtttgtgtgttgattgtGATGACACAGTTTTTGTAGTCACCTGAGAACAAACTTGACAGTGGCACCGTTTTCCCGCCTTCAGAGGCTTTTCTCCGACATCCCAGGAATGCTTTTTTGGCAGAGGTCAGGCTTTTCCCAGCTCCTCTGTGAGGCTGCTGCAGTCACAGGGACACTTGTTGATACTTTATGGtggaggaccccccccccccccccccccccaaagctTTGTGGCTCAGGCCTTCAGTCAAAGCCTGGTTCATCACAACAGAATCAGGAATGCTTTGTGCCCCCTTTGTGCCCAGTCTGCACAAGGACGGGGATAAAGCTGACCCCGTGAGGTGGACGACGAGGCGGGAAGACCGAGGACGACCCGCGGAGGACAATGAAGAGTTAAAAGGACAATACTCAGTGTGTTCTTTAATGTTCCTAAAATGCTCGTTGGCTCGTCGTTTCTGATGTTTTAATTATCTCCTTCGTTTcccaggaaaaggaaaatgaccgTCTGCGTGTGAAGAAGCCGAAATCATAAAAGTGGACGTAAaactgctgtaaaatgaaagcaatgaCCTTTAATGACCAAAAGTcggattgtattgaagtctatgggaaaatgtcccaacTTCTCACTCTGTAAAAGTCGCAAGTTTTTGCCTCAATCTCTGATTTGAAGTCTTTTTGaatacaacatgatgtaaatttatttaaatgatgctcAAATGTAGAAATAGGCTGGATAGACTTTATCCAGAATCTAGTCCAAGACTTGGACTGACCTGCctgcttctcttcctgtctggCTGCCATCACAGCCTCATTTCAGTCCACCTTAAACAGATTCCTGTTTATTCAGGACTCTTCAAAGGACAATCCAGAACCCACACTTTTATCTGACTGCTGTTTTtacatcaaacacatttcagtgcgacacattttaaagtgaaTCTGTGTGTCTCCTCCTCATGTTTCAGCTTCCACTCCATCAAAGATGAAAACTTTCACCTTCTCTCtcacttgtgtgttttcttatcATGAGATTTGCTGTCTgtacaaaatgaagaaaatatgtATTGTTGTGTGAACATTATATCGGCCTCGGTCTCGTTGGAGGTCTGGACTTGGGGACTTGTGGTGGACTCTGGTTGTCTGCAGCACACGTCCTTTGTTTCGAGGTTCAGAGCTGCTGTGGGAAAATTGGGACGGGATTAAACCTTTGAGGATGGAGTGGCAGCTGGGGCTGGAAAAGGCGGGAAACTGCGTTCTAATGGGATTAAAGCAACACGGAGAACAGAcatgtgacatttttaacaGGTAGTTGAAGGCATCGTTAGAGACCACTGCCCACCATATGTCCGGTTAAATCATAGTTACTACAGTTTGTCAATAACGCGTCATCGTTATTTATTCATATCAGGCTGCCGTGACCACATGACCCCACAACGTTTTAGTcctaaatgaaaataaaggagCTTTAATCTCCTCTTAATCTTTATctctgctggaggagaaacacATGCGGCAATGTCAAGGTGGGACGGGgtcatctttgt
It contains:
- the her15.1 gene encoding hairy and enhancer of split-related 15, tandem duplicate 1, with protein sequence MAPSSTRDSPISELSTKDRHKLRKPVVEKMRRDRINSCIEQLKVLLEKEFHKQDPNAKLEKADVLEMTVVFLKQQLRPQSSGARTAHSDGYSHCWKETLHFLSQNSLKEVTPLQLQHLHAGLTPTLSSHSHVQAAGKQLPGPDRAMWRPW